The segment ATATTGGTCTCGCTCTTGCCGGCGTCCTCGGATGTCGAATACTTCCGGTTCTGCGCCATCGACAGCACCTTGCCGGTGCCGGGCTCGACGGTAACGATTGTGTGTCCGGCACCGGAGGCATCCTTTGCCGGAACTCGCTTCGTGACCGCTTTGGCCGCCGCCTTTTGCATATCCGGGTCGAGCGTGGTCTTCACCTGAAGGCCGCCGCGGATCAGGAAGTTGCGGCGATCTTCGAGGGTCTTGCCGAAAGTCTTGTCGGTTTCAATGGTTCGCTGCACGTAATCACAGAAGAACGCGCTGACGCCCGCCGCCTGGCAGCCGTTGGCCACGTTGTGGATATCCAGGTCGAGTTCGGACTCAGCCGCCTTGTCGTGCTCTTCCTGGGTGATCTTGCCGTGCTTCAGCATCGAGTTCAGCACGATGTTTCGGCGCTGCAGAGCCTGCTCCGGATTTGCCTCCGGGTTGTTAGCCGACGGGTTCTGCACGACTCCGGCGAGCAGTGCCGATTGCTGGAGGTTCAGGTCCTTGGCTGAAACTCCCCAGTAGTGCTGTGCCGCTGCCTCCACGCCGTACTGCCGGGGGCTTCCGCCGTAGTTGTTGATATTGAGGTAGCGCTCAAGGATTTCTTTCTTCGAGTACTTCTTCTCAACCGCGATCGCGAGCTTTGCCTCACGCATCTTCCGGGCGATACCGGAGCTTCCCTCGGACTGCGTCGCCTCGGCAATACCCTCGTCGTCACCGCTCTGGTGCGAAGCCTCAATCAGCACGTTCTTCACGTATTGCTGGGTCAGCGTCGAGGCACCCTGAGTGCTTGGCGACAGGATGTTATGCACTGCCGCGCGGGCGATGCCGTTCAGGTCAACGCCGCCGTGGTCGAAGAACCGGTAGTCCTCAATTGCGACCGAGGCATCCTGGACGTCCTGCGACATCTTGTCGAGCGGCTTTTCGATCCGGTTCTCCCAGTAGAACTTCGCGATCGTCGAGCCATCGTTGGCGACCATCGTCGACTGCTGGGCGAGCGGTCCTTCTTCAAGCGCTGCGGGCAGTGCCTCGAAGATCTCGATACCGGTGTCAGCACCAGCGGAAACCGCGCCGACAGCCGGGATCGCCAAGCCGGCACCAACCACACCTGTGATTGTGCTGACGGCGATGAATGAGAGCAGCGCACCGAATTTTCGCCCAGCTTGAGGGCGCGACGAGAGGTCAGGCATATACCTACTCTAAGGGAAACACGCTGCCACTCGTGCCTGCGCGCGCCTCAGCGCAGATGGGTTGTGCAATCGTTACAGCGGACTTCCGGCTTCCCTGAGTGTAAGCAGAGTTGCCTCTGGACGGCAGCTGAACCGTACCGGGGCGAACGGTGATGTGCCGAGTCCGGCCGATACATGCAGCCAGGCGTCGCCCCAACGCGAGAGCCCCTTCACCCGGCGGCGATCGAGATCGCAGTTGGTGATCAATGCTCCGTAGCCGGGCACGCAGAGTTGGCCCCCATGGGTGTGCCCGGCCAGGATCAGCTGCGCGTCGTCGTCGGACATCGCGTTCAACACCCGCTTGTACGGCGCATGGGTCACCCCGATTCTCAGGTCTGCGGCTTCGGTAAAGCCTCCAGCTACGTCGGCGTACCGGTCATAACGAAGATGAGGATCGTCCACACCCGCAAACTCCAGCCGCTGACCGGCAACCGTCAGCTCGCCGCGGGTGTTTCGCAGGTTCAGCCAGCCGGCATTCTCGAACGCAGCGTCCATCGTTTCCGTCGGTAGCCGGCGATGCTCCAGGTCCGAGGCTCTGGGCCCCTTCGACGGGCCGAAAAGATAGGTGACTGGGTTTTTCGGCCGCGGCGCGAAGTAGTCGTTGGACCCGGAGACAAAGACTCCCGGCAGTTCGAGCAGCGGATCAAGACAGTCGAGCAGCGGCCACACAGAATCGGCGCTGGAGATATTGTCTCCGGTGTTGACGACGAGATCCGGCTCCAGTTCGGCCAGCGAACGAACCCACTGCTGTTTAC is part of the Saxibacter everestensis genome and harbors:
- a CDS encoding transglycosylase domain-containing protein; the encoded protein is MPDLSSRPQAGRKFGALLSFIAVSTITGVVGAGLAIPAVGAVSAGADTGIEIFEALPAALEEGPLAQQSTMVANDGSTIAKFYWENRIEKPLDKMSQDVQDASVAIEDYRFFDHGGVDLNGIARAAVHNILSPSTQGASTLTQQYVKNVLIEASHQSGDDEGIAEATQSEGSSGIARKMREAKLAIAVEKKYSKKEILERYLNINNYGGSPRQYGVEAAAQHYWGVSAKDLNLQQSALLAGVVQNPSANNPEANPEQALQRRNIVLNSMLKHGKITQEEHDKAAESELDLDIHNVANGCQAAGVSAFFCDYVQRTIETDKTFGKTLEDRRNFLIRGGLQVKTTLDPDMQKAAAKAVTKRVPAKDASGAGHTIVTVEPGTGKVLSMAQNRKYSTSEDAGKSETNINYNVDKQFNGGTGFQPGSTWKPFVLAAWLKSGRQLNDSVNGGASKYFGFRTSSCDGRNYATNGYGPKNAGDSGGANGSMSVLNATKKSVNKAYADMASELDMCKIRDTAMDLGVHLGTGEALDKESGPGDTQEVLYPASILGSLSIAPITMAAAFATFAADGEYCKPTPIDSIKDRNGKQVDVPDADCHRALSKDVARGVTYALTQTFNGGTTNGLQIGVPAGAKTGTANLTEGHSWLVGFTKTMSTAVWTGDPDGQRDWRKNSKGSVRGTVYGATISGQTWSAYMKKAVKYTKGNTSFPRPPGSVMGSSPSPKSSSPKSSGSSNNDSGPSKKDDSDSKKKDDSGKKKDDSKSDGGIKGEEKDD
- a CDS encoding metallophosphoesterase gives rise to the protein MKRIAAAAGGLALSGAAAVAYAALIEVRWFALRSVDVPVLKPGSAPIKLLHISDLHLMPGQHRKQQWVRSLAELEPDLVVNTGDNISSADSVWPLLDCLDPLLELPGVFVSGSNDYFAPRPKNPVTYLFGPSKGPRASDLEHRRLPTETMDAAFENAGWLNLRNTRGELTVAGQRLEFAGVDDPHLRYDRYADVAGGFTEAADLRIGVTHAPYKRVLNAMSDDDAQLILAGHTHGGQLCVPGYGALITNCDLDRRRVKGLSRWGDAWLHVSAGLGTSPFAPVRFSCRPEATLLTLREAGSPL